A stretch of Prunus dulcis chromosome 6, ALMONDv2, whole genome shotgun sequence DNA encodes these proteins:
- the LOC117629954 gene encoding pumilio homolog 1, which translates to MLSEIGRRPMLAGNEGSFGDEFEKEIGMLLREQRRQEVDDRESELNIFRSGSAPPTVEGSLNAVGGLFAAGGGGGGGGGGGGATAFSDFPGAKNGFASEEELRSDPAYLQYYYSNVNLNPRLPPPLLSKEDWRFAQRMKGGGSSVLGGIGDRRKVNRADDASQRSLFSMPPGFNSRKQESEVEPDKVRGSAEWGVDGLIGLPGLGLGNKQKSLAEIFQDDLGRASPVSGLPSRPASRNAFDENVDGSAEADLAHLRRDVMASDGLRSSANGQGSSAAQSMGPPSSYSYAAALGASLSRSTTPDPQLVARAPSPCLTPIGGGRVGTSEKRGISSPSSFNAVSSGINESGDLVGPFSSMNLSSNGVIDDENHLPSQIKQDVDDHQNYLFGLQGGESHARQLTYLKKSESGHMHMPSVPHSAKGSYSDLGKSNGGGPDFSNSSSDRQVELQKAAVSSNKLYLKGSPTSNHNGGGSLHPQYQQVDTANSSFSNYGLSGYSMNPALASMVASQLGTGNLPPLFESAMGSPGMDSRVLGGGMASGPNLAAAASESHNLGRLGSPIAGSSLQAPFVDPMYLQYLRTSEYAAAQLAALNDPSVDRNYLGNSYMNLLELQKAYLGALLSPQKSQYGVPLGGKSAGSNHHGYYGNPAFGVGMSYPGSPMASPVIPNSPVGPGSPMRHNELNMCFPSGMRNLAGGVMGPWHLDGGGNLDESFASSLLEEFKSNKAKSFELSEIGGHVVEFSADQYGSRFIQQKLETATTEEKNMVYQEIMPQALALMTDVFGNYVIQKFFEHGLQSQRRELANKLFGHVLTLSLQMYGCRVIQKAIEVVDLDQKIKMVEELDGHVMRCVRDQNGNHVIQKCIECVPEDAVHFIVSTFFDQVVTLSTHPYGCRVIQRVLEHCNDMNTQSKVMDEILGAVSMLAQDQYGNYVVQHVLEHGKPHERSAIIKELAGKIVQMSQQKFASNVVEKCLTFGGPAERELLVNEMLGTTDENEPLQAMMKDQFANYVVQKVLETCDDQQRELILSRIKVHLNALKKYTYGKHIVARVEKLVAAGERRIAAQSSHPA; encoded by the exons ATGTTGTCTGAAATAGGAAGAAGACCAATGCTTGCAGGTAACGAGGGGTCCTTCGGTGACGAATTTGAGAAGGAGATAGGTATGTTGCTCAGGGAGCAGCGCAGGCAAGAGGTTGATGATCGTGAAAGCGAGCTGAATATATTTAGAAGTGGATCAGCACCTCCAACTGTGGAGGGTTCTTTGAATGCAGTGGGAGGATTGTTTGCTGctggtggcggtggcggtggcggtggcggtggcggtggtgcCACCGCCTTTTCGGATTTTCCTGGAGCTAAAAATGGGTTTGCGTCTGAAGAGGAGCTTAGGTCCGATCCTGCTTATCTCCAATACTATTACTCGAATGTGAATCTGAATCCGCGGCTTCCACCTCCATTGCTGTCAAAGGAGGATTGGAGGTTTGCGCAAAGGATGAAAGGAGGAGGGAGTTCTGTATTGGGTGGAATTGGAGACAGGAGGAAAGTGAATAGGGCTGATGATGCTAGTCAAAGATCGTTGTTTTCGATGCCGCCAGGTTTTAACTCGAGGAAACAAGAGAGCGAGGTTGAGCCGGACAAAGTACGTGGCTCAGCAGAGTGGGGTGTTGATGGACTGATTGGTTTGCCAGGTTTAGGACTTGGTAACAAACAAAAGAGCCTAGCTGAAATCTTTCAG GATGACTTGGGGCGTGCATCTCCTGTTTCTGGGCTTCCTTCTCGTCCAGCCAGCCGTAATGCATTTGATGAAAATGTAGATGGTTCTGCTGAAGCTGATCTAGCTCATTTGCGCCGTGACGTGATGGCTTCTGATGGTCTACGATCTAGTGCAAATGGTCAGGGCTCATCTGCAGCCCAAAGTATGGGCCCACCTTCTTCTTACTCATATGCTGCAGCTCTAGGTGCTTCATTGTCAAGAAGCACCACTCCTGATCCTCAACTTGTTGCTAGGGCTCCTAGTCCTTGCCTTACACCAATTGGAGGAGGAAGAGTTGGTACTTCAGAGAAGAGAGGCATTAGTAGTCCGAGCTCCTTCAATGCTGTCTCATCTGGCATCAATGAGTCTGGAGATCTGGTGGGGCCTTTTTCCAGCATGAACTTGTCTTCCAATGGTGTAATagatgatgaaaaccatttgcCATCACAGATCAAACAAGATGTTGATGATCACCAGAATTATCTCTTTGGTTTGCAAGGTGGTGAGAGTCATGCCAGGCAACTAACATACCTAAAGAAGTCTGAATCTGGGCATATGCATATGCCATCTGTTCCACACTCAGCAAAAGGTTCATACTCGGATTTGGGTAAGAGCAATGGTGGTGGGCCGGATTTTAGTAACTCATCGTCTGATAGGCAAGTTGAACTACAAAAAGCTGCAGTTTCTTCAAATAAATTGTATTTAAAAGGATCCCCCACATCCAATCATAATGGTGGTGGCAGCTTGCATCCTCAGTATCAGCAAGTAGATACCGCAAACTCGTCATTTTCAAACTATGGTCTAAGTGGGTATTCTATGAATCCTGCATTGGCATCCATGGTGGCTAGCCAACTTGGCACTGGTAATCTTCCACCCTTGTTCGAATCAGCTATGGGATCCCCTGGGATGGATTCAAGAGTGCTTGGAGGAGGTATGGCTTCTGGACCAAACCTAGCAGCTGCTGCATCTGAATCACATAATCTTGGTAGATTAGGGAGTCCAATTGCAGGGAGTAGTCTTCAAGCTCCTTTTGTCGATCCTATGTATCTTCAATACTTGAGGACATCTGAGTATGCTGCAGCACAGCTTGCTGCTCTTAATGACCCCTCCGTGGATAGGAACTACTTAGGTAATTCATACATGAATTTACTTGAACTTCAAAAGGCGTATCTTGGAGCCTTGCTTTCACCACAGAAGTCACAGTATGGTGTTCCTTTGGGGGGCAAGTCTGCTGGTTCTAATCATCATGGTTATTATGGGAATCCTGCATTTGGTGTAGGCATGTCTTATCCTGGAAGTCCCATGGCAAGTCCTGTTATTCCTAACTCTCCAGTTGGACCAGGTAGTCCTATGAGGCACAATGAGCTTAATATGTGCTTTCCTTCTGGGATGAGGAATTTGGCTGGGGGTGTCATGGGACCCTGGCACCTGGATGGTGGCGGTAACCTAGATGAAAGCTTTGCATCTTCACTCTTAGAAGAGTTTAAGAGCAATAAAGCAAAATCTTTTGAACTTTCAGAAATTGGTGGACATGTTGTGGAATTCAG TGCGGATCAATATGGGAGTCGGTTTATtcaacaaaaacttgaaacaGCCACTACAGAAGAGAAAAACATGGTTTATCAAGAAATTATGCCTCAAGCGCTTGCTCTAATGACTGATGTGTTTGGTAATTATGTGATTCAAAAG TTTTTTGAGCATGGACTTCAATCTCAGAGAAGGGAATTGGCCAACAAGCTTTTTGGTCATGTACTGACACTTAGCCTTCAAATGTATGGTTGTCGGGTGATCCAGAAG GCAATAGAAGTTGTTGATCTGGACCAAAAGATCAAAATGGTTGAAGAACTTGACGGTCATGTTATGCGCTGTGTACGTGATCAGAATGGGAACCATGTCATCCAGAAGTGTATTGAATGTGTTCCTGAAGACGCTGTTCATTTTATTGTCTCAACGTTTTTTGATCAAGTTGTGACCCTTTCCACCCATCCATATGGTTGCCGTGTGATACAG AGAGTGCTTGAGCACTGCAATGATATGAATACACAGAGTAAAGTTATGGACGAGATATTGGGAGCTGTTAGCATGTTGGCACAAGATCAGTATGGCAATTATGTTGTTCAG cATGTCCTCGAGCATGGAAAACCTCATGAGCGTTCTGCTATCATAAAAGAATTAGCTGGGAAGATAGTCCAAATGAGTCAACAGAAGTTTGCCTCCAATGTAGTTGAGAAGTGTTTAACTTTTGGCGGTCCCGCTGAACGTGAATTACTAGTGAATGAGATGCTTGGCACTACCGATGAAAACGAGCCTCTTCAG GCAATGATGAAGGATCAATTTGCGAACTATGTTGTACAAAAAGTGTTGGAGACTTGTGATGACCAACAACGTGAACTGATTCTTTCGCGAATTAAAGTTCATTTGAATGCATTGAAGAAATACACTTATGGGAAGCATATTGTTGCTCGTGTAGAGAAACTTGTTGCTGCCGGGG AAAGGAGAATTGCTGCTCAGTCTTCGCACCCTGCTTAG
- the LOC117632345 gene encoding E3 ubiquitin-protein ligase RDUF1: MATSSPSPTTSYWCYRCTRFVRVWVQDSTLSCPHCETGFLEEIETTPHPQPPPIHHHRRFPSSHVHDQNPAPTSRRVRRAPVDRSSPFNPVIVLRGGAESNTESNSFELYYDDAAGSGLQPLPPTMSEILMGSGFDRLLDQLSQIEITGLGRPENPPASKSAVDSMPVVQIGETHVVSDAHCAVCKEAFELGSEAREMPCKHIYHSDCILPWLAMRNSCPVCRHELPADRNDRTSDPGLDEETMGLTIWRLPGGGFAVGRFSGGRRPGERELPVVYTEMDGPFNGNGAPRRVLWSSRSRGSESRGIRRAFRNLASFWGRFRSNSSSSRSGSESGSVFSRSQSHSSSVFGRFVQRRSRAWVLDD, from the coding sequence ATGGCCACGTCATCGCCGTCGCCGACGACGTCGTATTGGTGCTACAGATGCACTCGCTTCGTCCGTGTCTGGGTCCAGGACTCTACCCTCTCATGCCCCCACTGCGAAACCGGTTTTCTGGAAGAGATCGAAACGACGCCGCACCCACAGCCACCGCCGATCCATCACCACCGTCGATTCCCGTCCTCCCACGTCCACGATCAAAACCCGGCTCCGACTTCCCGCCGAGTCCGTCGGGCCCCCGTGGACAGGTCCTCCCCCTTCAACCCGGTTATTGTCCTACGTGGCGGGGCCGAGTCAAATACTGAGTCCAACTCGTTCGAGCTTTACTACGACGACGCTGCCGGGTCGGGGCTCCAGCCCCTCCCGCCCACCATGTCGGAGATCTTAATGGGCTCGGGCTTCGACCGGTTGCTCGACCAGCTCTCCCAGATTGAAATCACCGGGCTGGGCCGACCCGAAAATCCGCCCGCGTCTAAATCAGCCGTGGACTCTATGCCCGTTGTTCAAATCGGCGAAACACACGTCGTGTCGGATGCGCACTGCGCGGTCTGCAAGGAAGCATTCGAACTCGGGTCGGAGGCCCGAGAAATGCCGTGTAAGCACATATACCACTCGGATTGCATCCTCCCCTGGCTTGCTATGCGAAACTCATGCCCGGTTTGCCGGCACGAGCTTCCCGCCGACCGAAATGACCGAACTTCGGATCCGGGTCTCGACGAAGAGACCATGGGGCTGACCATCTGGAGATTACCCGGCGGTGGGTTCGCTGTGGGGAGATTCTCCGGCGGCAGACGACCCGGAGAGAGGGAATTGCCGGTTGTGTACACGGAAATGGATGGCCCATTCAACGGGAACGGGGCTCCGAGAAGGGTACTATGGTCATCGAGAAGTAGAGGAAGTGAGAGTCGTGGGATTCGCAGGGCTTTCCGTAATCTGGCGTCGTTTTGGGGTCGGTTTAGGTCCAATTCGTCTTCTTCGAGGTCCGGGTCCGAATCCGGGTCGGTTTTCAGCAGAAGTCAGAGTCACTCAAGTTCGGTGTTTGGCCGGTTCGTCCAGAGGCGTAGCAGGGCTTGGGTGTTGGATGATTAA
- the LOC117630939 gene encoding laccase-2, producing the protein MASAFPLSPAFVAAFLLALSCFWSLPEFSAAAASGVTRHYKFDIKLKNVTRLCQTKSIVAVNGKFPGPRIIAREGDRILVKVVNHVQNNISLHWHGIRQLQSGWADGPSYITQCPIQTNQSYVYNFTITGQRGTLFWHAHISWLRATVYGPLIILPKHNASYPFPKPHKEVPIIFGEWWKADPEAVIRQALQTGAGPNVSEAYTINGLPGPLYNCSKKDTFRLKVKPGKTYLLRLINAAVNDELFFSIANHSLTVVEADALYVKPFKTDILLITPGQTTNVLLRTKPSYPNATFLMLARPYFTGMGTFDNSTVAGILEYKNPSNPSASTSPKNPPLLKPTLPQINATSFVANFSAKFRSLANSKFPANVPKTVRKRFFFTVGLGTNPCPKNQTCQGPNNSSKFAASINNISFILPTTALLQSHFFGKSNGVFTTDFPTNPLQPFNYTGTPSNNTNINVSNGTKAVVLKFNTSVEVVLQGTGILGAESHPLHLHGFNFFVVGQGFGNFNPNKDPASFNLVDPVERNTIGVPSGGWVAIRFLADNPGVWLMHCHFDVHLSWGLRMAWVVQDGKLPNQKLPPPPSDLPKC; encoded by the exons atggcTTCTGCTTTCCCTTTATCACCAGCATTTGTAGCTGCTTTTCTTCTTGCTCTGAGCTGCTTTTGGTCCCTTCCTGAGTTTTCTGCTGCTGCAGCAAGTGGTGTTACAAGGCACTACAAATTTGAC ATAAAGTTGAAAAATGTGACTAGGCTTTGCCAGACAAAGAGCATTGTGGCTGTGAATGGGAAGTTCCCTGGTCCTAGAATTATTGCTAGAGAGGGAGACAGGATTTTGGTTAAGGTGGTGAATCATGTTCAGAACAACATCAGCCTCCATTG GCATGGGATCAGACAATTGCAGAGTGGATGGGCAGATGGGCCATCATATATCACACAGTGCCCTATTCAAACTAACCAGAGTTATGTGTACAACTTCACCATCACTGGCCAAAGGGGAACTCTCTTCTGGCATGCTCACATCTCATGGCTAAGAGCTACTGTCTATGGACCCCTCATTATCCTCCCTAAGCACAATGCTTCCTACCCTTTCCCCAAACCCCACAAAGAAGTTCCCATCATTTTTG GTGAGTGGTGGAAGGCTGATCCAGAGGCTGTAATTCGCCAGGCTCTTCAGACTGGAGCAGGTCCAAATGTCTCTGAAGCCTACACAATTAATGGACTTCCAGGGCCATTGTACAATTGTTCCAAAAAGG ACACTTTCAGGCTAAAGGTGAAGCCAGGCAAGACCTACCTCTTGCGCTTGATCAACGCTGCAGTCAATGATGAACTGTTTTTCAGCATAGCAAACCACAGCCTGACAGTAGTGGAAGCAGATGCTCTTTATGTCAAGCCCTTCAAGACTGATATTTTGCTCATCACACCAGGCCAAACCACCAATGTGCTTCTGAGGACAAAGCCAAGCTACCCAAATGCCACTTTCCTCATGCTTGCCAGGCCCTATTTCACAGGCATGGGCActtttgacaattccactgtGGCTGGAATCCTTGAATATAAAAACCCTTCAAATCCCTCTGCCTCCACTTCCCCCAAAAACCCTCCTCTTTTAAAGCCAACCCTTCCCCAAATCAATGCCACCTCATTTGTTGCAAATTTTTCAGCAAAATTCAGGAGTTTGGCTAATTCCAAATTCCCAGCCAATGTGCCGAAAACTGTCCGAAAACGCTTCTTCTTCACAGTAGGCCTTGGAACCAACCCATGCCCCAAAAACCAGACATGCCAAGGGCCTAACAACAGCAGCAAATTTGCAGCTTCTATTAACAACATTTCCTTTATTCTTCCCACAACAGCCCTCCTTCAATCTCATTTCTTTGGCAAATCCAATGGAGTTTTCACCACAGATTTTCCCACCAATCCTCTCCAGCCATTCAACTACACAGGCACTCCATCCAACAACACCAACATCAATGTGAGCAATGGGACAAAAGCGGTGGTGCTCAAGTTTAATACTAGTGTGGAAGTGGTGTTGCAGGGCACTGGCATTTTGGGTGCTGAGAGCCACCCTCTCCATCTTCATGGCTTCAACTTCTTTGTTGTTGGACAAGGTTTTGGAAACTTTAACCCTAACAAAGACCCTGCCAGCTTCAACCTTGTTGATCCTGTTGAAAGGAACACTATTGGAGTGCCCTCTGGGGGTTGGGTGGCTATCCGATTTCTGGCGGACAATCCAG GGGTTTGGCTCATGCACTGCCACTTTGACGTCCATTTGAGTTGGGGACTAAGGATGGCATGGGTAGTCCAGGATGGGAAGCTCCCTAATCAGAAACTGCCTCCTCCACCGTCGGATCTCCCCAAGTGTTGA
- the LOC117632547 gene encoding zinc transporter 1: MASIPFIKTLNSTCVLVSLLLLLQPFLVNCHGGEEHDSGSGTEDEHKVLHSKGLVLVKVWCLIILLVSTFAGGISPYFYRWNESFLLLGTQFAGGVFLGTSLMHFLSDSAETFGDLTTKTYPFAFMLASAGYLLTMLGDCIVLFVTSSNEKEARVEVEEGRTDAEHDHKEDEGGVSPVFLKTSSFGDTILLIIALCFHSVFEGIAVGVADTKADAWRNLWTISLHKIFAAIAMGIALLRMLPKRALLVTAAYSFAFAVSSPVGVGIGIAIDATTQGRVADWIYAISMGLACGVFIYVAINHLIAKGFKPQAKSYFDTPAFKFLAVLLGVGVIAVVMIWD; this comes from the exons ATGGCTTCCATCCCTTTCATTAAGACTCTCAACTCAACCTGTGTTTTAGTTTCTTTGCTTCTACTCCTGCAACCGTTTCTAGTCAACTGTCACGGCGGCGAAGAACATGACAGTGGTAGCGGCACTGAGGACGAACATAAAGTTCTGCATTCGAAAGGCTTGGTTTTGGTGAAAGTATGGTGTTTGATTATTCTACTGGTGAGCACTTTCGCGGGTGGGATCTCCCCCTACTTCTACCGATGGAACGAAAGCTTTCTTCTCTTGGGCACGCAATTTGCTGGTGGGGTTTTTCTTGGTACCTCTTTGATGCATTTCTTGAGTGACTCAGCTGAGACATTTGGTGACCTTACCACCAAAACATACCCTTTTGCATTCATGCTAGCATCGGCTGGGTATCTGCTAACCATGCTCGGAGATTGCATCGTGCTATTCGTGACAAGTTCCAACGAAAAAGAAGCTAGAGTGGAAGTGGAGGAGGGAAGGACTGATGCAGAGCATGATCATAAGGAGGATGAAGGCGGCGTCAGCCCGGTTTTCTTGAAGACATCGTCTTTCGGAGACACCATACTTCTCATCATTGCCCTTTGTTTTCATTCGGTTTTTGAGGGTATTGCTGTTGGAGTTGCAG ATACAAAGGCAGATGCATGGAGGAATCTGTGGACGATATCATTGCACAAGATTTTTGCGGCCATTGCTATGGGGATAGCGTTACTGAGAATGCTACCTAAGAGGGCATTGCTGGTGACTGCAGCTTactcttttgcttttgctgtTTCTAGCCCCGTTGGAGTAGGCATCGGCATTGCCATTGATGCCACAACTCAAGGACGTGTAGCTGATTGGATTTATGCCATTTCCATGGGGCTTGCTTGTGGGGTTTTCATCTATGTTGCAATCAACCATCTCATTGCCAAAGGCTTCAAGCCACAAGCCAAATCTTACTTTGACACTCCAGCTTTCAAGTTTCTTGCTGTGCTTCTTGGGGTGGGAGTGATAGCAGTTGTTATGATCTGGGATTAA
- the LOC117632467 gene encoding uncharacterized protein LOC117632467, with protein sequence MDEKWKLPKKHQEGTSSSSSSSKFAFTRSSSTRSQSSNAPLLMRSYSQKSNASNSKCPLPRSTSQKSSKISRKCSSLAKEQKARFYIMRRCVAMLVCWHKHGD encoded by the coding sequence ATGGATGAGAAATGGAAGCTGCCAAAGAAGCACCAAGAAGGcacttcgtcttcttcttcttcttccaagtttGCATTCACAAGGAGTTCATCAACAAGAAGCCAGTCTTCAAATGCTCCTCTTTTGATGAGGAGCTATTCACAGAAGAGCAATGCCTCTAATTCCAAGTGTCCACTTCCCAGAAGTACGTCTCAGAAAAGCTCTAAAATCAGCAGAAAATGTAGCAGCCTTGCCAAGGAACAGAAGGCTAGATTCTACATCATGAGAAGATGTGTTGCTATGCTTGTTTGTTGGCATAAGCATGGTGATTAA
- the LOC117633000 gene encoding E3 ubiquitin-protein ligase SDIR1-like, giving the protein MSFVFRGARADIESGFPGFIPERPAMRIHASRPVSTNSLAFLVTVILLFMLLNSHQMSPNFLLWLVVGVFLMATTLRMFATCQQLQAQARAHAAAASGLLNHTELRLHMPPSIAFATRGRLQGLRLQLALLDREFDDLDYDTLRALDSDNASTATSMSEEEINALPVHKHKVTDPEILDGSSLQQASSSSAPVELKKQDSKRVDGGMKDPEDELTCSICLEQVNGGDLVRSLPCLHQFHANCIDPWLRQQGTCPVCKFRAGSRWPESRESESDGSDMV; this is encoded by the exons atgagttttgttttccgAGGGGCTAGAGCAGATATTGAAAGTGGCTTTCCAGGATTTATTCCTGAACGACCAGCAATG CGTATTCATGCTTCTCGACCAGTAAGCACGAATTCACTGGCTTTTCTTGTCACGG TTATCTTGCTATTCATGCTTTTAAACTCTCACCAGATGTCCCCGAATTTTCTG CTCTGGCTAGTTGTGGGTGTCTTTTTGATGGCCACAACCCTGAGGATGTTTGCAACTTGTCAGCAACTTCAAGCACAGGCTAGAGCACATGCTGCAGCTGCCAGTGGGTTGCTTAATCATACGGAACTGCGACTGCACATGCCACCTTCAATAGCTTTTGCAACCAGAGGACGGTTACAAGGACTAAGACTCCAGTTGGCACTACTTGACCGGGAGTTTGATGATCTAG ATTATGATACTTTGAGGGCTCTGGACTCTGATAATGCCTCTACAGCAACTTCAATGAGCGAGGAGGAGATTAATGCCTTACCTGTCCACAAGCACAAAGTCACCGACCCAGAGATCCT GGATGGTTCATCACTGCAACAggcatcatcatcttcagccCCAGTTGAG CTGAAAAAGCAAGACTCCAAAAGGGTGGATGGAGGCATGAAGGATCCAGAAGATGAGTTGACATGCAGCATTTGCTTGGAGCAAGTTAACGGAGGGGACCTAGTGCGTAGCTTGCCATGTTTGCATCAG tTCCATGCCAACTGCATAGATCCATGGCTCCGGCAGCAAGGCACATGCCCTGTGTGCAAATTTAGAGCTGGATCAAGATGGCCGGAGAGCAGGGAGAGTGAATCCGACGGTTCAGACATGGTGTAA